A DNA window from Pseudomonas sp. GD03919 contains the following coding sequences:
- a CDS encoding DeoR/GlpR family DNA-binding transcription regulator, producing the protein MNLAPRQHDILNLARERGYVSIDELAQAFAVTPQTIRRDINQLAEHGLLRRTHGGAACEASSIQNTAYGMRAGQMREEKQRIAEAVAAQIPDHASLFINIGTTTEAIARELHNHKGLKIITNNLHVAAQLSAKADFEVLVAGGTVRSDGGIVGQAAVDFIQQFKVDFAIVGISGIDEDGSLLDFDYQEVRVSQAIIDNARQVFLAADSSKFGRNAVVRLGSIALVDRVFTDSAPSAAITRLLHSHKVQLDLV; encoded by the coding sequence ATGAACCTCGCTCCGCGCCAACACGACATTCTCAACCTTGCCCGTGAACGCGGCTACGTCAGCATCGACGAACTGGCCCAGGCGTTCGCCGTCACTCCGCAGACCATTCGCCGCGACATCAATCAACTGGCCGAGCATGGCCTGCTGCGCCGTACCCATGGCGGTGCCGCCTGCGAAGCCTCGAGTATCCAGAACACCGCCTACGGCATGCGTGCCGGGCAGATGCGCGAGGAAAAACAGCGCATCGCCGAGGCCGTGGCCGCGCAAATCCCCGATCACGCCTCGCTGTTCATCAACATCGGCACAACCACCGAGGCCATCGCCCGTGAACTGCATAACCACAAGGGTCTGAAGATCATCACCAACAACCTGCACGTCGCCGCCCAACTCAGTGCCAAGGCCGATTTCGAGGTGCTGGTGGCGGGCGGTACGGTACGCAGCGATGGCGGCATCGTCGGCCAGGCAGCGGTGGATTTCATCCAGCAGTTCAAGGTCGACTTCGCCATTGTCGGCATCAGCGGCATCGACGAAGACGGCAGCCTGCTCGACTTCGACTACCAGGAAGTACGGGTCTCCCAGGCGATCATCGACAACGCCCGACAGGTATTTCTCGCCGCCGATTCCAGCAAGTTCGGGCGCAACGCCGTGGTGCGCCTGGGCTCCATCGCCCTGGTCGACCGCGTGTTCACCGACAGCGCGCCTTCAGCCGCGATTACCCGCCTGCTGCATAGCCACAAGGTTCAGCTCGATCTGGTCTGA
- the ybaK gene encoding Cys-tRNA(Pro) deacylase gives MTPAIDLLKKAKAEHRVHSYQHDPKAPSYGLEAAEKLGLAPERVFKTLLAVTEKGELLVAVVPVAGSLDLKALAAAAGAKKADMADPTAAQRATGYLVGGISPLGQKKRLRTFIDESAQLQPSIHVSAGRRGLELELSAATLAQHTQGHFAAIGKA, from the coding sequence ATGACGCCAGCAATCGATCTGTTGAAGAAGGCCAAGGCCGAACACCGTGTACACAGCTACCAGCACGATCCCAAGGCGCCGTCCTATGGCCTGGAAGCAGCGGAAAAGCTCGGGCTGGCGCCCGAACGTGTGTTCAAGACGCTGCTCGCGGTCACCGAGAAGGGCGAGTTGCTGGTGGCCGTGGTGCCGGTGGCCGGCAGTCTCGATCTCAAGGCACTGGCGGCGGCTGCCGGGGCGAAGAAGGCCGATATGGCCGACCCGACTGCTGCGCAACGTGCTACCGGCTATCTGGTTGGCGGTATCAGTCCGCTGGGGCAGAAGAAGCGCCTGCGTACCTTTATCGATGAGTCTGCGCAGCTGCAACCGAGCATTCACGTCAGCGCTGGCCGGCGTGGCCTGGAGCTGGAACTATCGGCCGCGACCCTGGCGCAGCATACCCAGGGACACTTCGCCGCCATAGGCAAAGCCTGA
- the glpK gene encoding glycerol kinase GlpK: MTQYLLAIDQGTTSSRAIIFSAQGLPVARAQQEFKQYFPQDGWVEHDGQEIWSSTLQVCRDAIASSGLQPQAIAAIGITNQRETTLVWDAATGTPIHPAIVWQDRRTADYCAGLKEQGHEALVSAKTGLLIDPYFSATKLRWILENVSGARERAERGELRFGTVDSFLLWHLSGGKVHRTDASNASRTLMFNIHTQQWDEELLELFEIPAGLLPEVLDCAAEFGHTDAELLGASIPVLGMAGDQQAALIGQACFQPGMVKSTYGTGCFMIQNTGEQPVSSKNRLLTTVGYRLDGKVTYAVEGSIFVAGAAVQWLRDGIKLISHARDSEALAEATGEACGVFLVPAFTGLGAPYWDPKARGAIFGLTRDTGIKEIVTAGLQSVCYQTRDLLEAMRQDGAAAPSALRVDGGMVENNWVMQFLADILGVSVERPEVTETTALGVAYLAGLKLGLYRDLEAIASHWHRQQRFEPRMNDVQRERLYAGWLDAVKRVRSEP; encoded by the coding sequence ATGACCCAATACCTGCTAGCCATCGACCAGGGCACCACCAGTTCCCGTGCCATTATCTTCAGTGCTCAGGGCCTGCCGGTCGCGCGTGCTCAGCAGGAGTTCAAGCAGTACTTCCCGCAGGATGGCTGGGTCGAACACGACGGGCAGGAGATCTGGTCGTCCACGCTCCAGGTTTGCCGCGATGCCATCGCCAGCAGTGGTTTGCAGCCGCAAGCGATTGCCGCCATCGGCATCACCAACCAGCGCGAGACCACCCTGGTGTGGGATGCCGCAACGGGGACGCCCATTCACCCGGCTATCGTCTGGCAGGATCGCCGCACCGCCGATTATTGCGCCGGGCTCAAGGAGCAAGGCCATGAGGCGCTGGTTTCGGCCAAGACCGGCCTGTTGATCGACCCGTATTTTTCCGCCACCAAACTGCGCTGGATTTTGGAGAATGTATCGGGTGCCCGTGAGCGAGCCGAGCGTGGTGAATTACGTTTCGGCACGGTGGACAGCTTTCTGCTGTGGCACCTGAGCGGCGGCAAGGTGCACCGTACCGACGCCAGCAACGCGTCGCGTACGCTGATGTTCAACATCCATACCCAGCAGTGGGACGAAGAGCTGCTCGAGCTGTTCGAGATTCCCGCCGGCCTGCTGCCGGAGGTGCTCGATTGCGCCGCCGAGTTCGGCCATACCGACGCCGAGTTGCTCGGTGCCAGCATCCCGGTGCTGGGCATGGCCGGTGACCAGCAGGCAGCGCTGATCGGCCAGGCCTGTTTCCAGCCGGGCATGGTCAAGAGCACCTATGGCACCGGCTGCTTCATGATCCAGAACACTGGCGAGCAGCCGGTGAGTTCGAAGAATCGCCTACTCACCACGGTCGGCTATCGCCTCGATGGCAAGGTCACCTATGCAGTCGAGGGCAGCATCTTCGTGGCCGGCGCTGCCGTGCAGTGGCTGCGCGACGGTATCAAGCTGATCAGCCATGCGCGCGACAGCGAGGCGCTGGCCGAAGCGACGGGCGAAGCCTGCGGGGTGTTTTTGGTGCCGGCCTTTACCGGCCTGGGCGCGCCGTATTGGGATCCGAAGGCGCGTGGTGCCATCTTTGGCCTGACCCGCGATACCGGGATCAAGGAGATCGTCACCGCCGGCCTGCAGTCGGTGTGCTACCAGACCCGTGACCTGCTCGAAGCCATGCGCCAGGATGGCGCTGCCGCGCCCAGCGCGCTGCGCGTGGACGGTGGCATGGTGGAAAACAACTGGGTCATGCAGTTTCTTGCCGACATTCTGGGGGTCAGCGTCGAGCGGCCCGAGGTCACCGAGACCACGGCGCTGGGCGTGGCCTACCTGGCTGGGCTGAAGCTCGGGCTGTATCGCGACCTCGAGGCCATCGCCAGTCATTGGCATCGCCAGCAGCGCTTCGAACCGCGCATGAACGACGTGCAGCGTGAGCGTCTCTACGCCGGTTGGCTGGATGCCGTGAAGCGCGTGCGCAGCGAGCCCTGA
- a CDS encoding PhzF family phenazine biosynthesis protein, translated as MPLEFHQVDAFTDQPFAGNPAMVYRLDTWLDEALMQRIAAEHNLAETAFVVKEGSAWHIRWFTPSSEVPLCGHATLAAAKVLFDLYQEPAEVLDFTCLSGALQVTRQGERLQLDFPVRPVLPVAAALQADVERALGQPAQQVLAFLNPDGSVQELMVVLASEAQIRSFAPNLPALAALPGLGVLVTASGQTHDFVSRYFAPSVGINEDPVTGSTHCMLVPYWAERLGRNELSAFQCSARGGELSCRLEGERVKIAGHARHIASGQLML; from the coding sequence ATGCCGCTCGAATTTCATCAAGTTGACGCCTTTACCGATCAGCCTTTCGCGGGCAATCCGGCCATGGTCTATCGCCTCGATACCTGGCTCGACGAGGCGCTGATGCAGCGTATCGCCGCCGAGCACAACCTGGCCGAGACCGCCTTCGTGGTGAAGGAGGGCAGTGCCTGGCATATCCGCTGGTTCACCCCGAGCAGTGAGGTACCGCTGTGCGGGCATGCCACCCTGGCTGCGGCCAAGGTGTTATTTGATCTCTACCAGGAGCCGGCCGAGGTGCTGGATTTCACCTGCTTGTCCGGCGCGCTGCAGGTCACCCGCCAGGGTGAGCGTCTGCAGCTGGATTTCCCTGTGCGCCCGGTGCTGCCTGTGGCGGCGGCGCTGCAGGCCGACGTCGAGCGCGCGCTGGGCCAGCCCGCGCAGCAGGTGCTGGCTTTTCTCAACCCTGATGGCAGCGTGCAGGAGTTGATGGTGGTGCTGGCGTCCGAGGCGCAGATCCGCAGTTTTGCCCCCAATCTGCCGGCGCTGGCCGCGCTGCCTGGCCTGGGTGTGCTGGTGACGGCCAGCGGGCAAACGCACGACTTCGTCTCGCGTTATTTCGCGCCGAGCGTTGGCATCAATGAAGACCCGGTGACCGGTTCGACGCACTGCATGCTGGTGCCGTACTGGGCCGAGCGTCTGGGCCGCAACGAACTCAGCGCCTTTCAGTGCTCGGCGCGTGGCGGTGAGCTGTCATGTCGGCTCGAAGGCGAGCGAGTGAAGATCGCAGGCCACGCACGGCATATCGCCAGCGGCCAGCTGATGCTCTGA
- a CDS encoding ABC transporter ATP-binding protein gives MNQPLLQLRGLNCGYHALKVVQDLDLHLNAGDIGCLLGPSGCGKTTTLRAIAGFEPVLEGEIVLDGEVISRAGFTLAPEKRHIGMVFQDYALFPHLSVADNVAFGIRQQPNAERVTQELLELVKLGHLAKRYPHELSGGQQQRVALARALAPEPKLLLLDEPFSNLDGELRRRLSHEVRDILKSRGTSAILVTHDQEEAFAVSDNVGVFNKGRLEQWDTPFNLYHEPLTPFVASFIGQGYFIRGQLLSPDTVQTELGVIRGNRAYTWAQGSAVDVLLRPDDIVADEHSELKARIVGKTFLGAATLYRLQLPTGSQLESIFPSHADHSPGDEVGIRIAADHLVAFPALGSVAAQLQLSDSGGVRRVSSN, from the coding sequence ATGAACCAGCCTCTGCTGCAGCTGCGCGGGCTGAACTGCGGCTACCACGCGCTCAAAGTGGTGCAAGATCTCGACCTGCACCTCAACGCCGGCGATATCGGCTGCCTGCTCGGCCCATCGGGGTGCGGCAAGACCACCACACTGCGCGCCATTGCCGGTTTCGAACCGGTGCTCGAAGGTGAAATCGTCCTCGACGGTGAAGTCATTTCCCGCGCCGGCTTCACCCTGGCGCCGGAAAAACGCCATATCGGCATGGTGTTCCAGGACTACGCCCTGTTCCCTCACCTCAGCGTCGCGGACAACGTCGCCTTCGGCATTCGCCAGCAGCCCAATGCCGAGCGTGTGACCCAGGAACTGCTGGAGCTGGTCAAGCTCGGCCATTTGGCCAAGCGCTACCCACACGAACTGTCTGGTGGTCAGCAACAGCGTGTTGCCCTGGCCCGTGCCCTGGCGCCGGAACCGAAACTGCTGCTGCTCGACGAACCCTTCTCCAACCTCGATGGCGAACTGCGCAGACGCCTGAGCCATGAGGTGCGCGACATTCTCAAGTCACGCGGCACCAGCGCCATTTTGGTGACTCACGATCAGGAAGAAGCCTTCGCCGTCAGCGATAACGTCGGCGTATTCAACAAGGGTCGCCTGGAGCAGTGGGACACCCCCTTCAATCTCTACCATGAGCCGCTGACCCCCTTCGTTGCCAGCTTCATCGGCCAGGGTTACTTCATTCGCGGCCAGTTGCTAAGCCCGGATACGGTGCAAACCGAACTCGGCGTGATCCGTGGCAACCGCGCCTACACCTGGGCACAGGGCAGCGCAGTGGATGTGCTGCTACGCCCGGACGACATCGTTGCCGATGAACACAGCGAGCTCAAGGCCCGCATCGTCGGCAAGACCTTCCTCGGCGCCGCCACCCTGTACCGCCTGCAACTGCCCACCGGCAGCCAGCTGGAATCGATCTTCCCCAGCCACGCCGACCACTCGCCGGGCGATGAAGTGGGCATCCGCATCGCCGCCGATCATCTGGTAGCCTTTCCCGCGCTTGGCAGCGTCGCTGCTCAGTTGCAGCTCAGCGATTCCGGCGGCGTGCGCCGGGTCAGCAGCAACTGA
- the argF gene encoding ornithine carbamoyltransferase: MSVRHFLSMMDYTPDELVGLIRRAIELKDLRNRGVLFEPLKNRVLGMIFEKASTRTRLSFEAGMIQLGGQAIFLSPRDTQLGRGEPIGDAAIVMSSMLDAVMIRTFAHSNLTEFAAKSKVPVINGLSDDLHPCQLLADMQTFLEHRGSIVGKTVAWIGDGNNMCNSYIEAAIRFDFQLRIACPEGYEPDAHFLALAGDRVQLLRDPREAVAGAHLVSTDVWASMGQEDEAEQRMALFRPYQVTRELLDAAAADVLFMHCLPAHRGEEISVDLLDDPRSVAWDQAENRLHAQKALLEMLVEPAYHHA; this comes from the coding sequence ATGAGCGTCAGACATTTTCTCTCGATGATGGATTACACACCGGACGAACTGGTGGGGCTGATCCGCCGAGCCATCGAGCTGAAGGATCTGCGCAATCGCGGCGTGCTGTTCGAGCCGCTGAAGAATCGCGTACTGGGCATGATCTTCGAGAAGGCTTCGACCCGCACCCGCCTGTCATTCGAGGCTGGCATGATTCAGCTCGGCGGCCAGGCCATCTTCCTCTCGCCGCGCGACACCCAACTGGGCCGTGGTGAGCCAATTGGCGATGCCGCCATCGTTATGTCGAGCATGCTCGATGCGGTGATGATCCGCACCTTCGCCCACAGCAACCTCACCGAGTTCGCCGCCAAGTCCAAGGTACCGGTGATCAACGGCCTGTCCGATGACCTGCACCCCTGCCAGTTGCTGGCCGACATGCAGACCTTCCTCGAGCACCGTGGCAGCATCGTCGGCAAAACGGTGGCCTGGATCGGCGACGGCAACAATATGTGCAACTCCTATATCGAGGCGGCGATCCGCTTCGACTTCCAGCTCAGGATCGCCTGCCCGGAAGGCTACGAGCCCGATGCGCATTTCCTCGCGCTGGCCGGTGACCGCGTGCAACTGCTGCGCGACCCGCGCGAAGCCGTGGCCGGCGCACATCTAGTGAGCACAGACGTGTGGGCCTCGATGGGCCAGGAAGACGAAGCCGAGCAACGCATGGCGTTGTTCCGCCCTTACCAGGTCACCCGCGAGCTGCTCGATGCCGCCGCCGCAGACGTGCTGTTCATGCACTGCCTGCCGGCGCATCGTGGCGAGGAAATCAGCGTCGACCTGCTCGACGACCCGCGTTCGGTCGCCTGGGATCAGGCCGAAAACCGCCTGCACGCACAGAAGGCGCTGCTGGAGATGCTGGTCGAACCGGCATACCACCACGCATGA
- a CDS encoding molybdopterin oxidoreductase family protein, with the protein MTKSLHYRACHLCEAICGLAIETETQADGSTQIRSIKGDAQDSFSRGHICPKAVALQDIQNDPDRIRQPMRRMGEQWQAIGWDEAFELVAERLSAIQAAHGQNAVAVYQGNPSVHNYGLMTHSNYFLGQLKTRNRFSATSVDQLPHHLTSHLMYGHGLLIPIPDIDHTDFMLILGGNPLASNGSIMTVPDVEKRLKAIQARGGKLVVVDPRRSETAAIADQHLFVRPGSDAALLLALLNTLFEEGLTRGSHLPVEGLEQVRAEIAGFHAEAMSARCGVPAETIRQLARDFAAADKAVCYGRMGVSTQAFGTLCQWLVQLINLVSGNLDRVGGVLCTSPAVDLVASTSGGHFNRWQSRVSGLPEYGGELPVSALAEEMLTPGEGQIRALVTVAGNPVLSTPNGRQLEQALDGLDFMLSVDFYINETTRYADLILPPTAPLEHDHYDTTFNVFAVRNVTRFNEAVLAKPDGALHDWEIFVGLAKAFASRNNLELKPTIAPQQMIDMGLRFGAYGDGSAHKLSLATLREHPHGLDLGPLQPNLAARLKTPSKAVQAAPELLLADLARFAGHELPSEHELLLIGRRHVRSNNSWMHNYHRLVKGKPRHQLLMNPADLASRGLSDGQRVQVRSRVGSIEVEVAASDEVMAGVVSLPHGWGHARPGVQMDIARAQPGASANDLTDERELDVLSGNAVLNGVPVEVVAA; encoded by the coding sequence ATGACCAAGTCCCTCCATTACCGTGCATGCCATCTGTGCGAAGCCATCTGCGGGCTCGCCATCGAAACCGAAACCCAGGCTGACGGCAGCACGCAGATTCGTTCGATCAAGGGCGATGCCCAGGACAGCTTCAGCCGTGGCCATATCTGCCCCAAGGCGGTGGCCCTGCAGGATATCCAGAACGATCCCGACCGTATTCGCCAGCCCATGCGCCGCATGGGCGAGCAGTGGCAGGCCATCGGTTGGGATGAGGCGTTCGAGCTGGTGGCTGAGCGCCTGAGTGCGATCCAGGCCGCGCATGGGCAGAACGCCGTGGCCGTCTATCAGGGCAATCCCAGCGTGCATAACTATGGGCTGATGACCCACAGCAACTATTTCCTTGGTCAGTTGAAAACCCGCAATCGCTTCTCCGCCACGTCGGTGGATCAATTGCCGCATCACCTGACCAGCCACCTCATGTACGGCCATGGTCTGCTGATTCCGATCCCTGACATCGATCACACCGATTTCATGCTGATCCTTGGCGGTAATCCGCTGGCGTCCAATGGCAGCATCATGACCGTGCCGGATGTGGAAAAGCGTCTGAAGGCCATCCAGGCCCGCGGTGGCAAGCTGGTGGTGGTCGACCCGCGACGCAGTGAAACCGCGGCCATCGCCGACCAGCACCTGTTCGTGCGGCCTGGCAGCGATGCCGCGCTGCTGCTGGCGCTGCTCAACACCCTGTTCGAGGAGGGCCTGACCCGGGGCAGCCATCTGCCGGTGGAAGGGTTGGAGCAGGTGCGCGCGGAGATCGCCGGCTTCCACGCTGAGGCGATGAGCGCGCGCTGTGGCGTGCCGGCTGAGACCATTCGGCAACTGGCGCGTGATTTTGCCGCCGCCGACAAGGCGGTGTGCTATGGCCGTATGGGGGTGTCCACCCAGGCCTTCGGCACGCTGTGCCAATGGCTGGTGCAACTGATCAACCTGGTCTCCGGCAATCTGGACCGCGTCGGCGGCGTGCTCTGTACCTCGCCGGCGGTGGATCTGGTCGCCAGCACCTCGGGAGGGCATTTCAATCGCTGGCAGAGCCGGGTATCCGGCCTACCGGAATACGGTGGCGAGCTGCCGGTCTCGGCGCTGGCCGAGGAGATGCTGACGCCAGGCGAAGGACAGATCCGCGCGCTGGTGACTGTGGCTGGCAACCCGGTGCTGTCCACGCCCAATGGCCGACAGCTGGAGCAGGCGCTGGACGGTCTGGATTTCATGCTCTCGGTGGATTTCTACATCAACGAGACCACCCGCTACGCCGACCTGATCCTGCCGCCGACCGCACCGCTGGAACATGACCATTACGACACCACCTTCAACGTGTTCGCCGTGCGCAACGTCACCCGTTTCAACGAGGCGGTGCTGGCCAAACCGGACGGTGCGCTGCATGACTGGGAAATCTTCGTCGGCCTGGCCAAGGCCTTCGCGTCGCGTAACAACCTTGAGTTGAAACCGACCATAGCGCCGCAGCAGATGATCGACATGGGCCTGCGTTTCGGAGCCTATGGTGATGGCAGCGCGCACAAGCTCAGCCTGGCCACGCTGCGTGAGCACCCGCATGGCCTCGATCTGGGGCCTTTGCAGCCGAATCTGGCCGCCCGCCTGAAAACCCCGAGCAAGGCCGTGCAGGCGGCTCCAGAGTTGTTGCTGGCCGATCTCGCGCGGTTTGCCGGGCATGAACTGCCGAGCGAGCATGAGCTGCTACTGATCGGCCGCCGCCATGTACGCAGCAACAATTCCTGGATGCACAACTATCACCGCCTGGTGAAGGGCAAGCCGCGTCACCAGTTGTTGATGAACCCGGCGGATCTGGCCAGTCGTGGTCTGAGCGATGGTCAGCGTGTGCAGGTGCGCTCACGTGTTGGCAGCATCGAGGTGGAAGTCGCCGCCAGCGATGAGGTGATGGCCGGTGTGGTCAGCCTTCCCCATGGCTGGGGCCATGCCCGCCCTGGCGTGCAGATGGACATTGCCCGTGCGCAACCGGGGGCCAGCGCCAACGATCTGACCGACGAGCGCGAGCTGGATGTGCTGTCCGGTAATGCGGTGCTCAATGGTGTGCCGGTGGAGGTAGTGGCTGCGTAG
- the grxD gene encoding Grx4 family monothiol glutaredoxin, whose product MDIIETIKEQIANNTVLLYMKGSPNAPQCGFSARAAQAVMGCGEKFAYVDILQNPEIRANLPKYANWPTFPQLWVAGELIGGSDILSEMYEKGELQTLIKDAVSKAGA is encoded by the coding sequence ATGGATATCATCGAAACCATCAAAGAGCAGATCGCCAACAACACCGTTCTGCTGTACATGAAAGGCTCGCCCAACGCCCCGCAGTGTGGCTTCTCCGCCCGTGCTGCGCAGGCTGTGATGGGCTGCGGCGAGAAGTTCGCCTACGTCGACATCCTGCAGAACCCGGAAATCCGCGCCAACCTGCCCAAGTACGCCAACTGGCCGACCTTCCCGCAACTGTGGGTGGCTGGTGAGCTGATCGGCGGCAGCGACATCCTCTCCGAGATGTACGAGAAGGGCGAGCTGCAGACCCTGATCAAGGATGCCGTGAGCAAAGCCGGCGCCTGA
- a CDS encoding YdbL family protein encodes MTRYISTLLLALTLSLPAYALNLNQAMSALGDAKASGQLGEQPNGYLGVVKPGGQADEIARLINQARRAEYQKLAKDNGISLSDVEAIAGKKAIERTPKGQFIQLNGQWLQK; translated from the coding sequence ATGACCCGCTATATTTCGACCCTGCTGCTGGCACTGACCCTGAGCCTGCCGGCTTACGCCCTGAACCTCAATCAGGCCATGAGCGCCCTCGGCGACGCCAAGGCCAGCGGCCAACTGGGCGAGCAACCCAATGGCTACCTGGGTGTGGTCAAACCCGGCGGCCAGGCCGACGAAATCGCCCGCCTGATCAATCAGGCGCGACGCGCCGAATACCAGAAGCTGGCCAAGGACAATGGCATCAGCCTCAGCGACGTGGAGGCGATTGCCGGCAAGAAAGCCATCGAGCGCACGCCAAAGGGCCAGTTCATCCAGCTCAACGGCCAGTGGCTGCAGAAGTAA
- a CDS encoding YnbE family lipoprotein, whose amino-acid sequence MRTCRLLAALSLGLLCQACTPTVQLAMPNEPININLNVKVEHEIYIKVDKALDNVFNEDSGLF is encoded by the coding sequence ATGCGCACGTGCCGCCTTCTCGCCGCCCTGAGTCTGGGGTTGCTGTGCCAGGCCTGTACCCCGACGGTGCAACTGGCCATGCCCAACGAGCCGATCAACATCAACCTCAACGTCAAGGTCGAACACGAGATCTACATCAAGGTGGACAAGGCGCTGGACAATGTCTTCAACGAAGACAGCGGCCTGTTCTAA